The Planktothrix tepida PCC 9214 genome window below encodes:
- the fusA gene encoding elongation factor G, with protein MARTVPLERVRNIGIAAHIDAGKTTTTERILFYSGVVHKMGEVHEGTAVTDWMAQERERGITITAAAITTSWKDHKINIIDTPGHVDFTIEVERSMRVLDGVIAVFCSVGGVQPQSETVWRQADRYKVPRIVFVNKMDRTGANFFKVYEQIRDRLRANAVPIQVPIGSEDNLQGLVDLVEMKAYIYTNDKGTDIQVTDDIPEEVRAVAEEYRVKLVESVAETDDHLMEKYLEGEELTNEEIRTQLRKGTIDGTIVPLLCGSAFKNKGVQQLLDAVVDYLPAPAEVPPIQGTLPDGEIAVRYADDNAPLSALAFKIMADPYGRLTFVRVYSGVLQKGSYVLNSSKNKKERISRLIVLKADDRIEVDELRAGDLGAALGLKDTLTGDTLCDDANPIILESLFIPEPVISVAVEPKTKQDMEKLSKALQSLSEEDPTFRVSVDSETNQTVIAGMGELHLEILVDRMLREFKVEANVGAPQVAYRETIRKPVNRAEGKFIRQSGGKGQYGHVVINLEPGEPGSGFEFVSKIVGGTVPKEYINPAEQGIKEACETGVVAGYPLIDVKATLVDGSYHDVDSSEMAFKIAGSMALKEAVSKASPVLLEPMMKVEVEVPEDFIGNVIGDLNSRRGQIEGQDTAQGIAKVTAKVPLAEMFGYATDIRSKTQGRGIFTMEFSHYEEVPRSVADAIVAKSKGN; from the coding sequence GTGGCACGTACCGTCCCGCTTGAGAGAGTACGGAATATTGGTATTGCAGCCCATATCGATGCGGGCAAGACAACCACAACAGAGCGTATTTTATTTTACTCTGGGGTGGTTCATAAAATGGGCGAAGTCCATGAAGGAACCGCAGTAACCGACTGGATGGCTCAAGAGCGGGAGCGTGGAATTACCATCACGGCTGCCGCGATTACTACCAGTTGGAAAGATCATAAGATCAATATCATTGACACTCCGGGTCACGTAGACTTCACCATTGAAGTCGAACGTTCCATGCGGGTGTTAGACGGTGTGATTGCAGTTTTTTGTTCCGTTGGCGGTGTTCAGCCTCAATCTGAAACCGTTTGGAGACAAGCCGATCGCTATAAAGTTCCTCGGATTGTCTTTGTGAACAAAATGGATCGCACGGGCGCGAATTTTTTCAAAGTTTATGAACAAATCCGCGATCGATTAAGAGCGAATGCAGTTCCCATTCAAGTCCCCATTGGAAGTGAAGACAATCTTCAAGGCTTAGTGGATTTGGTGGAGATGAAAGCTTATATCTACACCAACGATAAAGGAACGGATATCCAAGTCACGGATGATATTCCTGAAGAGGTTAGAGCAGTTGCTGAAGAATACCGCGTGAAACTGGTGGAATCAGTTGCTGAGACCGACGATCACCTGATGGAGAAGTATCTCGAAGGGGAAGAACTGACGAACGAAGAAATTCGGACGCAGTTACGCAAAGGAACGATTGATGGGACAATTGTTCCCTTACTTTGTGGTTCAGCCTTCAAAAACAAAGGGGTACAACAACTGTTAGATGCGGTGGTTGACTATCTCCCGGCTCCGGCGGAAGTTCCTCCGATTCAGGGAACCTTACCCGATGGTGAAATTGCCGTCCGTTATGCCGATGATAATGCTCCCTTATCGGCACTGGCCTTTAAGATCATGGCTGATCCCTATGGCCGTTTGACCTTTGTGCGGGTCTATTCCGGTGTTCTGCAAAAGGGGAGTTATGTTTTAAACTCCTCAAAAAATAAGAAAGAACGGATTTCTCGCTTGATCGTTCTCAAAGCTGATGATCGGATTGAAGTCGATGAACTCCGGGCTGGAGACTTAGGGGCGGCATTGGGTTTGAAAGATACCCTGACCGGTGATACCCTCTGTGATGACGCGAACCCAATTATTTTGGAATCTCTGTTTATTCCTGAGCCTGTTATTTCTGTTGCGGTGGAACCCAAAACGAAACAGGACATGGAAAAACTTTCCAAAGCTCTCCAGTCTTTGTCAGAGGAAGACCCCACCTTCCGGGTTTCCGTTGATTCTGAGACGAACCAAACCGTGATTGCTGGGATGGGTGAACTCCACTTGGAAATTCTGGTAGACCGGATGCTGCGGGAGTTTAAAGTGGAGGCGAATGTTGGTGCTCCTCAAGTTGCTTATCGGGAAACCATCCGCAAACCTGTGAATCGAGCCGAAGGCAAATTCATCCGTCAAAGTGGCGGTAAAGGTCAATACGGTCACGTTGTGATTAATCTCGAACCGGGTGAACCGGGTAGCGGATTTGAATTTGTTTCCAAAATTGTTGGGGGAACTGTACCCAAAGAGTACATCAACCCAGCCGAACAAGGAATCAAAGAAGCTTGTGAAACGGGTGTGGTTGCAGGTTATCCCCTGATTGATGTGAAAGCCACTCTGGTGGATGGATCTTACCACGATGTAGACTCCTCAGAAATGGCATTCAAGATCGCTGGCTCCATGGCACTTAAAGAAGCGGTGAGTAAAGCGTCACCCGTGCTGTTAGAGCCGATGATGAAAGTTGAGGTAGAAGTCCCAGAAGACTTTATTGGTAACGTCATTGGAGACCTCAACTCTCGCCGAGGCCAAATTGAGGGCCAAGATACGGCTCAGGGTATTGCCAAAGTGACCGCTAAGGTTCCCTTAGCTGAGATGTTTGGTTATGCAACTGACATCCGTTCTAAAACCCAAGGTCGTGGCATTTTCACAATGGAGTTCAGCCACTATGAGGAAGTTCCTCGTAGCGTTGCTGACGCTATTGTTGCCAAGAGCAAAGGAAACTAA
- the rpsL gene encoding 30S ribosomal protein S12, translated as MPTIQQLIRSAREQTQKKTKSPALKSCPQRRGVCTRVYTTTPKKPNSALRKVARVRLTSGYEVTAYIPGIGHNLQEHSVVMIRGGRVKDLPGVRYHIIRGTLDTAGVKDRRQGRSKYGAKRPK; from the coding sequence ATGCCCACTATCCAGCAACTAATTCGTTCTGCACGGGAACAGACTCAGAAGAAAACAAAATCGCCCGCCCTCAAGAGTTGCCCTCAACGGCGGGGAGTCTGCACACGGGTTTATACAACCACCCCTAAAAAACCTAATTCCGCGCTGCGTAAGGTGGCAAGGGTGCGGCTAACCTCTGGCTATGAAGTGACAGCATATATTCCGGGTATTGGTCACAACTTGCAAGAACACTCCGTAGTAATGATTCGAGGCGGTCGGGTGAAAGATTTGCCTGGAGTTCGATATCACATTATTCGGGGAACATTAGACACGGCGGGAGTCAAAGATCGTCGTCAGGGACGCTCGAAGTATGGTGCCAAGCGTCCTAAATAA
- the rpsG gene encoding 30S ribosomal protein S7, translating to MSRRRVVQKRPIPADPVYNSRLVSMMVRRIMKHGKKSIAYRIIYQALKTIEERTGSEPLEVFEKAVRNATPLVEVKARRVGGATYQVPMEVRSERGTALALRWLIQYARARTGRSMAVRLANELMDAANETGSAVRKREETHRMAEANKAFAHYRY from the coding sequence ATGTCTCGTCGCAGAGTTGTACAAAAGCGTCCGATTCCCGCCGATCCGGTTTATAACAGTCGCTTAGTTAGCATGATGGTACGTCGCATCATGAAACATGGAAAGAAATCCATTGCTTACCGGATCATTTATCAGGCGCTAAAAACAATCGAAGAAAGAACGGGTTCAGAACCTTTAGAGGTCTTTGAAAAAGCCGTTCGCAATGCTACCCCCCTCGTTGAAGTGAAAGCACGACGGGTTGGCGGTGCAACCTATCAAGTTCCGATGGAAGTTCGCTCAGAACGGGGAACAGCTTTAGCTTTACGTTGGTTAATTCAATATGCTAGAGCCAGAACCGGACGTTCCATGGCGGTGCGATTAGCCAATGAACTGATGGATGCTGCCAACGAAACCGGAAGTGCAGTTCGCAAACGGGAAGAAACCCACCGGATGGCAGAAGCTAACAAAGCCTTTGCTCATTATCGGTATTAA